In the genome of Nocardioides marmoribigeumensis, one region contains:
- a CDS encoding glycosyltransferase family 4 protein yields MTCCVSESERAEGRAVGITGDLRLIPNDVEVGALRAGAPVDRAQARKLLEVDDDVQLVVCCARLAHQKGQDVLLRAWPAVVAAEPQARLVLVGGGPDEEALRRQARGVEHVRFLGDAPRETSVAWMVASDVVTCPSRYEGMSLVPIEAGALGRVVVASDVEGVREGGWGPARVVVPVEDADALAGALHQVLADPAARAEAEAVAWACGDDLAQQPRAADRVLELYAELLGRA; encoded by the coding sequence GTGACCTGCTGCGTCAGCGAGTCCGAGCGGGCCGAGGGCCGCGCGGTCGGCATCACCGGCGACCTGCGGCTCATCCCCAACGACGTCGAGGTGGGGGCGCTGCGCGCCGGCGCCCCGGTCGACCGCGCACAGGCGCGCAAGCTCCTCGAGGTCGACGACGACGTCCAGCTGGTCGTCTGCTGCGCGCGCCTGGCGCACCAGAAGGGCCAGGACGTGCTGCTCCGGGCCTGGCCCGCCGTCGTCGCGGCCGAGCCGCAGGCCCGCCTGGTGCTGGTCGGCGGCGGACCCGACGAGGAGGCGCTGCGCCGCCAGGCCCGCGGGGTCGAGCACGTCCGCTTCCTCGGCGACGCCCCGCGCGAGACCTCGGTCGCGTGGATGGTCGCCTCCGACGTGGTCACCTGCCCCTCCCGCTACGAGGGGATGTCGCTGGTGCCGATCGAGGCCGGTGCGCTGGGCCGGGTCGTCGTCGCCAGTGACGTCGAGGGCGTCCGCGAGGGCGGCTGGGGGCCGGCCCGGGTCGTCGTACCCGTCGAGGACGCGGACGCGTTGGCCGGCGCCCTCCACCAGGTCCTCGCCGACCCCGCCGCGCGCGCCGAGGCCGAGGCGGTGGCGTGGGCCTGCGGCGACGACCTCGCGCAGCAGCCGCGCGCCGCCGACCGCGTCCTCGAGCTGTACGCCGAGCTGCTGGGCCGGGCCTGA
- the ligD gene encoding non-homologous end-joining DNA ligase, whose protein sequence is MASSHGEAVEIEVDDRVVKVTNPDRVYFPEHGWTKLDLVEYYLSVGDGIVRALLERPCMLHRFPKGVTGDPRAKVHQKRLPQGAPPWVETVELFFPRFKRTADELCVTELGAVIWAVQMSTVEFHPWNSRRDDPEKPDEWRIDLDPGPECDFDRVRRVAHVVHEVLDELGAVGWPKTSGGNGLHVYVRVQPDHGHPDVRRAALAFAREVERRAPDDVTTTWWRKDRDPAALFVDYNQNARDHTIAAAYSVRGNADATVSTPIRWDEVDDVEPRELTIATVPARFAELGDLHEGIDEAVFDLAPLLEWAERDEAEGEEPPPEEPEAGPDA, encoded by the coding sequence ATGGCGAGCTCCCACGGCGAGGCGGTCGAGATCGAGGTCGACGACCGCGTGGTCAAGGTGACCAACCCCGACCGGGTGTACTTCCCGGAGCACGGGTGGACCAAGCTCGACCTGGTCGAGTACTACCTCTCGGTCGGCGACGGGATCGTGCGCGCGCTGCTCGAGCGGCCGTGCATGCTGCACCGCTTCCCCAAGGGCGTGACCGGGGACCCCCGGGCCAAGGTCCACCAGAAGCGGCTCCCGCAGGGCGCTCCGCCGTGGGTGGAGACCGTCGAGCTGTTCTTCCCGCGGTTCAAGCGCACCGCCGACGAGCTCTGCGTCACCGAGCTCGGGGCCGTCATCTGGGCGGTGCAGATGTCGACCGTCGAGTTCCACCCCTGGAACAGCCGCCGCGACGACCCGGAGAAGCCCGACGAGTGGCGCATCGACCTCGACCCCGGGCCGGAGTGCGACTTCGACCGCGTTCGTCGCGTCGCCCACGTGGTCCACGAGGTGCTCGACGAGCTCGGTGCCGTGGGCTGGCCCAAGACCAGCGGGGGCAACGGCCTGCACGTCTACGTGCGGGTGCAGCCCGACCACGGCCACCCCGACGTACGCCGGGCAGCGCTCGCGTTCGCGCGCGAGGTCGAGCGCCGCGCACCGGACGACGTGACGACCACCTGGTGGCGCAAGGACCGGGACCCGGCCGCCCTGTTCGTCGACTACAACCAGAACGCCCGCGACCACACCATCGCCGCGGCCTACTCCGTGCGCGGCAACGCCGACGCGACCGTGTCGACGCCGATCCGGTGGGACGAGGTCGACGACGTCGAGCCCCGCGAGCTGACCATCGCGACGGTGCCGGCGCGGTTCGCCGAGCTCGGCGACCTCCACGAGGGGATCGACGAGGCGGTCTTCGACCTGGCCCCGCTGCTGGAGTGGGCGGAGCGGGACGAGGCCGAGGGCGAGGAGCCTCCTCCGGAGGAGCCGGAGGCCGGACCGGACGCGTAG
- the mfd gene encoding transcription-repair coupling factor has protein sequence MGLSGLAEWVLSEPVLAGALEHAASTRTLDLTGPAALRPFVAKGLVDAGRTVLAVAATTREAEDLVEGLGSLVDPHRVAMYPSWETLPHERLSPRNDTVGRRLAVLRRLAHPGDDPTTGPLSVVVAPVRSLLQPQVKGLADLRPVELVAGGRADLDDVVARLAAAAYTRVDLVERRGEFAVRGGIVDVFPPTEEHPLRVEFWGDDVEEIRTFAVADQRTLDKVERLWAPPCRELLLTDEVRERARRLGEQHPVLREITDKIAEGIAVEGMESLAPVLVDEMELLVDLMPEDTHVLVMDPERVRSRAHDLVATSEEFLAASWATAATGGQAPIDLGAASYRSIGDVRGHTLESGRAWWSLSPFGLDTDPVVEPVETTDVISTSSITRGGVESRSIGFRPGTVYHGEVDRAVADIRAWLASGGRVVTVYEGHGPAQRMVELLGDADVPARFDEHVDSTADVPGGVAVVTCGNLAHGLVDETRRLALVTGDDIVGQRSSTKDMRKMPARRKKQIDPLELKSGDYVVHEQHGVGRYVEMKQRVVQGATREYLVLEYGASKRGAAPDKLYVPTDQLDQVTRYVGGDMPSLDRLGGGDWAKRKGRARKAVRQIAAELIKLYAARQATRGHKYGPDSPWQRELEDAFPFTETPDQLSTVEEVKRDMEREVPMDRLVCGDVGYGKTEIAVRAAFKAVTEGKQVAVLVPTTLLVQQHFSTFAERMTGFPVNLRGLSRFQTDKEAKEVLEGIKDGSVDIVIGTHRLLNPDIAFKDLGLVIVDEEQRFGVEHKEKLLQLRTSVDVLAMSATPIPRTLEMAVTGIREMSTITTPPEERHPVLTYVGAYEDRQIVAAIRRELLREGQVFYIHNRVQSIEKAAARIRELVPEARVTTAHGQMGEHALEQVMVDFWEKRYDVLVCTTIVESGLDVSNANTMVIERADTLGLSQLHQLRGRVGRSRERAYAYFLYPPDKPLTETAHERLATIAQHSDLGGGMAIAMKDLEIRGAGNLLGGEQSGHIADVGFDLYVRLVGEAVNEFKGDGTPEPAEMRIELPVDAHLPHDYVPSERLRLEMYKRLAEVRTDDDVDLLLEEMRDRYGDPPSAVASLLDVARFRARCRQAGLTEVTVQGTNVRFAPVELPESARLRLQRLYPRSLVKEAARTILVPRPRTKPVAGEPIRDAELLAWCREVVDSVIDRAPVAAATPRT, from the coding sequence ATGGGCCTGTCAGGACTGGCCGAGTGGGTGCTCAGCGAGCCGGTGCTCGCGGGGGCGCTGGAGCACGCCGCGAGCACCCGCACGCTCGACCTGACCGGGCCCGCGGCGCTGCGGCCCTTCGTGGCCAAGGGGCTGGTCGACGCGGGCCGCACGGTCCTGGCCGTCGCCGCCACGACCCGTGAGGCGGAGGACCTCGTCGAGGGGCTCGGCAGCCTGGTCGACCCGCACCGCGTCGCCATGTACCCCTCCTGGGAGACGCTGCCGCACGAGCGGCTGTCCCCGCGCAACGACACCGTCGGCCGTCGCCTCGCGGTGCTGCGCCGCCTCGCCCACCCCGGAGACGACCCGACCACCGGACCCCTCTCGGTCGTCGTCGCCCCCGTCCGCTCGTTGCTCCAGCCGCAGGTCAAGGGGCTGGCGGACCTCCGGCCCGTCGAGCTCGTCGCGGGTGGCCGGGCCGACCTCGACGACGTCGTCGCCCGGCTCGCCGCCGCGGCGTACACCCGGGTCGACCTGGTCGAGCGGCGCGGCGAGTTCGCCGTCCGCGGCGGCATCGTCGACGTCTTCCCGCCCACGGAGGAGCACCCGCTGCGCGTGGAGTTCTGGGGCGACGACGTGGAGGAGATCCGCACCTTCGCCGTCGCCGACCAGCGCACGCTGGACAAGGTCGAGCGGCTCTGGGCGCCACCGTGCCGCGAGCTGCTCCTGACCGACGAGGTGCGCGAGCGCGCGCGGCGGCTGGGGGAGCAGCACCCGGTGCTGCGCGAGATCACCGACAAGATCGCCGAGGGCATCGCGGTGGAGGGCATGGAGTCCCTCGCCCCGGTGCTGGTCGACGAGATGGAGCTGCTCGTCGACCTGATGCCGGAGGACACCCACGTCCTCGTCATGGACCCCGAGCGGGTCCGCAGCCGCGCCCACGACCTGGTCGCGACCAGCGAGGAATTCCTGGCCGCGTCGTGGGCGACCGCGGCCACGGGCGGCCAGGCGCCGATCGACCTCGGCGCCGCGTCCTACCGCAGCATCGGCGACGTCCGCGGGCACACGCTCGAGTCGGGGCGCGCCTGGTGGAGCCTCAGCCCGTTCGGCCTCGACACCGACCCGGTGGTCGAGCCTGTCGAGACCACGGACGTGATCTCGACGAGCTCGATCACCAGGGGGGGCGTCGAGAGCCGCAGCATCGGGTTCCGGCCCGGCACCGTCTACCACGGCGAGGTCGACCGGGCGGTCGCCGACATCCGCGCCTGGCTCGCCTCCGGCGGGCGCGTGGTCACCGTCTACGAGGGTCACGGGCCCGCCCAGCGCATGGTCGAGCTGCTGGGCGACGCCGACGTGCCGGCGCGCTTCGACGAGCACGTGGACTCCACCGCCGACGTCCCCGGCGGAGTCGCGGTCGTGACCTGTGGCAACCTCGCCCACGGCCTGGTCGACGAGACCCGGCGGCTGGCGCTGGTCACCGGGGACGACATCGTCGGGCAGCGGTCCTCCACCAAGGACATGCGCAAGATGCCCGCGCGCCGCAAGAAGCAGATCGACCCGCTGGAGCTCAAGTCCGGCGACTACGTCGTCCACGAGCAGCACGGCGTCGGCCGCTACGTCGAGATGAAGCAGCGGGTCGTGCAGGGCGCCACCCGCGAGTACCTCGTCCTGGAGTACGGCGCCTCCAAGCGCGGCGCCGCTCCCGACAAGCTCTACGTCCCCACCGACCAGCTCGACCAGGTCACGAGGTACGTCGGCGGCGACATGCCGAGCCTGGACCGTCTCGGGGGCGGGGACTGGGCCAAGCGCAAGGGCCGCGCCAGGAAGGCGGTCAGGCAGATCGCCGCCGAGCTGATCAAGCTCTACGCCGCCCGGCAGGCCACGCGTGGCCACAAGTACGGTCCCGACTCCCCGTGGCAGCGCGAGCTCGAGGACGCGTTCCCGTTCACCGAGACCCCCGACCAGCTGAGCACCGTCGAGGAGGTCAAGCGCGACATGGAGCGCGAGGTCCCGATGGACCGGCTGGTGTGCGGCGACGTGGGCTACGGCAAGACCGAGATCGCGGTGCGCGCGGCGTTCAAGGCGGTGACCGAGGGCAAGCAGGTCGCCGTCCTGGTGCCCACCACCCTGCTCGTGCAGCAGCACTTCTCGACGTTCGCCGAGCGCATGACCGGGTTCCCGGTCAACCTCAGGGGCCTGAGCCGCTTCCAGACCGACAAGGAGGCCAAGGAGGTCCTCGAGGGGATCAAGGACGGCAGCGTGGACATCGTGATCGGCACCCACCGCCTGCTCAATCCCGACATCGCCTTCAAGGACCTCGGGCTGGTCATCGTCGACGAGGAGCAGCGCTTCGGCGTGGAGCACAAGGAGAAGCTGCTCCAGCTGCGCACCTCGGTCGACGTCCTGGCGATGTCCGCGACCCCGATCCCTCGCACCCTGGAGATGGCGGTGACGGGCATCCGCGAGATGTCGACGATCACGACGCCGCCGGAGGAGCGGCACCCGGTGCTGACCTACGTCGGCGCCTACGAGGACCGCCAGATCGTCGCCGCGATCCGACGCGAGCTGCTGCGGGAGGGCCAGGTCTTCTACATCCACAACCGGGTGCAGTCGATCGAGAAGGCCGCCGCGCGCATCCGCGAGCTCGTGCCCGAGGCGCGGGTCACCACCGCGCACGGCCAGATGGGGGAGCACGCCCTCGAGCAGGTGATGGTCGACTTCTGGGAGAAGCGCTACGACGTGCTGGTGTGCACCACGATCGTCGAGTCGGGCCTCGACGTCTCCAACGCCAACACGATGGTCATCGAGCGGGCCGACACCCTGGGCCTGAGCCAGCTGCACCAGCTGCGCGGGCGGGTCGGCCGCAGCCGCGAGCGGGCCTACGCCTACTTCCTCTACCCGCCGGACAAGCCGCTGACCGAGACCGCTCACGAGCGGCTCGCGACGATCGCCCAGCACTCCGACCTCGGTGGGGGCATGGCGATCGCGATGAAGGACCTCGAGATCCGCGGTGCGGGCAACCTGCTGGGCGGTGAGCAGAGCGGCCACATCGCCGACGTCGGGTTCGACCTCTACGTCCGGCTCGTCGGCGAGGCGGTCAACGAGTTCAAGGGCGACGGCACCCCGGAGCCGGCCGAGATGCGCATCGAGCTGCCGGTCGACGCGCACCTGCCGCACGACTACGTGCCGAGCGAGCGGCTGCGGCTCGAGATGTACAAGCGGCTGGCCGAGGTGCGCACCGACGACGACGTGGACCTGCTGCTCGAGGAGATGCGCGACCGCTACGGCGACCCGCCGTCCGCGGTCGCGAGCCTGCTCGACGTGGCGCGCTTCCGCGCCCGCTGCCGCCAGGCCGGGCTGACCGAGGTCACCGTGCAGGGCACCAACGTGCGCTTCGCCCCGGTGGAGCTGCCCGAGTCGGCGCGCCTGCGGCTGCAGCGGCTCTACCCGCGCAGCCTGGTCAAGGAGGCCGCCCGTACGATCTTGGTGCCCCGGCCCAGGACCAAGCCGGTCGCGGGCGAGCCGATCCGTGACGCCGAGCTCCTGGCCTGGTGCCGCGAGGTGGTCGACTCGGTGATCGACCGGGCGCCCGTGGCCGCCGCCACGCCGCGCACCTGA
- a CDS encoding MazG family protein has translation MGSEAAGTEPALLRLVEVMDRLRRECPWDREQTHTSLTRYLLEETHEVLEAIDTGDLDHLREELGDLLMQVYFHARIAQETPRDQGGFDLEDVAAGIADKLVRRHPHVFAGVEVADADEVERNWEAIKAQEKQRSGPTEGIPASLPALAYADKVLGRLHRQGADVTLPEDAGIGARLLALVAEARSQGLDPETELRVAVRHLVEAFPG, from the coding sequence GTGGGGTCCGAGGCGGCGGGGACCGAGCCGGCCCTGCTGCGCCTGGTCGAGGTGATGGACCGGCTGCGTCGCGAGTGCCCGTGGGACCGCGAGCAGACCCACACCTCGCTCACGCGCTACCTCCTCGAGGAGACGCACGAGGTGCTCGAGGCGATCGACACCGGCGACCTCGACCACCTGCGCGAGGAGCTCGGCGACCTGCTGATGCAGGTCTACTTCCACGCCCGCATCGCTCAGGAGACGCCGCGCGACCAGGGCGGCTTCGACCTCGAGGACGTCGCGGCCGGCATCGCCGACAAGCTCGTGCGCCGCCACCCCCACGTCTTCGCGGGGGTGGAGGTCGCCGACGCCGACGAGGTCGAGCGCAACTGGGAGGCGATCAAGGCCCAGGAGAAGCAGCGCTCCGGCCCGACCGAGGGCATCCCGGCCTCGCTGCCCGCGCTGGCCTACGCCGACAAGGTGCTCGGACGGCTCCACCGGCAGGGCGCCGACGTGACGCTCCCCGAGGACGCGGGGATCGGCGCTCGCCTGCTCGCCCTGGTCGCCGAGGCCCGGTCGCAGGGGCTGGACCCTGAGACGGAGCTGAGAGTCGCGGTGCGTCACCTCGTGGAGGCCTTCCCGGGGTGA
- a CDS encoding M15 family metallopeptidase, whose protein sequence is MLGTHSSWRLLAALLPGLALLLGALTVPAEAATGPTLALTGPATAKRGSTVSLRATLTSASGAPLEGQPVRLETADGTTVATADTVADGTVVLRATLAATTAFHAVRDAVGDGSGDGAAATSSEVTVRAFDARTTLGLTGPASGYVDTFRTLTTTLTRQDTSAGVADEQVRLERRVDGVWRLAQSATTTADGTATYSVKVLPGDNTFRTVYPGRSDRPDGTDNLLGARSAEVTLSALKRATTLSLTGPGRIVDETSVLLRLTWKAGNGTAVPGRVVVLRRLVGGDWARYDSVALGSDGAASLRVRPRVDSRWRAVGSEGRWWKADTSEVHVLDNVPPGSPVVYPAAAPRPAIRIAPNARATGAGANPTVGRLPDAMWRTMVGRTWHSGCPVGRSQLRVVRVNYWGYDGYRYRGEIVLRDSVADRGATMFASMYRQRLPIFRMFRVDRFGWSSTLHGGNDYRSMRAGNTSGFNCRGVTGNPSVTSPHSYGRSIDLNTWENPYRSQQGLVPNSWWQYHSHPRIAWRSRSHPVVRTMAAHGFRWTYGLGDTQHFDG, encoded by the coding sequence ATGCTCGGGACCCACTCCTCCTGGCGGCTGCTCGCCGCGCTCCTCCCCGGCCTGGCCCTCCTCCTCGGGGCCCTCACGGTGCCGGCGGAGGCGGCCACCGGGCCGACGCTCGCGCTGACCGGGCCCGCGACCGCGAAGCGCGGCTCCACCGTCTCGCTGCGCGCGACGCTCACCAGCGCGTCGGGTGCGCCGCTGGAAGGCCAGCCGGTCCGGCTCGAGACGGCCGACGGCACCACGGTCGCCACCGCGGACACCGTCGCCGACGGCACCGTGGTCCTGCGGGCGACCCTGGCCGCGACCACGGCCTTCCACGCCGTCCGGGACGCGGTCGGCGACGGGTCGGGCGACGGGGCCGCCGCCACCTCGAGCGAGGTCACCGTGCGCGCCTTCGACGCCCGGACGACGCTCGGCCTCACCGGACCGGCCTCCGGCTACGTCGACACCTTCCGCACCCTGACCACCACGCTCACCCGGCAGGACACCTCGGCCGGGGTCGCCGACGAGCAGGTCCGCCTCGAGCGACGGGTCGACGGGGTGTGGCGCCTCGCGCAGTCGGCGACGACGACCGCGGACGGCACGGCGACGTACTCCGTCAAGGTGCTGCCCGGCGACAACACCTTCCGCACCGTCTACCCCGGCCGCTCCGACCGCCCCGACGGCACCGACAACCTGCTCGGCGCGCGGAGTGCGGAGGTGACGCTGAGCGCCCTCAAGCGGGCGACCACGCTGAGCCTGACCGGACCGGGGCGCATCGTCGACGAGACGTCGGTGCTGCTGCGGCTGACCTGGAAGGCCGGCAACGGCACCGCCGTCCCGGGCCGGGTCGTGGTCCTCCGTCGCCTCGTCGGAGGGGACTGGGCACGGTACGACTCGGTCGCGCTCGGCTCCGACGGTGCGGCGAGCCTGCGCGTGCGACCACGGGTCGACAGCCGGTGGAGGGCGGTCGGGTCGGAGGGTCGCTGGTGGAAGGCCGACACCTCGGAGGTCCACGTGCTCGACAACGTGCCGCCGGGGTCGCCGGTGGTCTACCCGGCCGCCGCGCCGCGCCCGGCGATCCGCATCGCGCCCAACGCGCGCGCCACGGGGGCCGGCGCCAACCCGACGGTCGGCCGCCTCCCCGACGCGATGTGGCGCACGATGGTGGGCCGCACCTGGCACTCCGGCTGCCCGGTCGGTCGCAGCCAGCTGCGGGTCGTGCGCGTCAACTACTGGGGGTACGACGGCTACCGCTACCGCGGCGAGATCGTGCTGCGCGACTCCGTCGCCGACCGGGGCGCGACGATGTTCGCCTCGATGTACCGCCAGCGGCTGCCCATCTTCCGCATGTTCCGCGTCGACCGCTTCGGCTGGAGCTCGACGCTGCACGGCGGCAACGACTACAGGTCGATGCGGGCGGGCAACACCTCGGGCTTCAACTGCCGTGGCGTGACCGGCAACCCCAGCGTCACCTCGCCGCACTCCTACGGCCGCTCGATCGACCTCAACACCTGGGAGAACCCCTACCGCTCCCAGCAGGGGCTCGTCCCCAACTCCTGGTGGCAGTACCACTCCCACCCGCGCATCGCCTGGCGCTCCCGCTCGCACCCGGTGGTGCGCACGATGGCCGCCCACGGCTTCCGGTGGACCTACGGCCTGGGAGACACCCAGCACTTCGACGGCTGA
- the eno gene encoding phosphopyruvate hydratase, whose amino-acid sequence MAAIEAVGAREILDSRGNPTVEVEVALDDGTVARAAVPSGASTGAFEAVELRDGGDRYAGKGVTKAVDAVLDVIGPELVGFEASEQRLVDQALLDLDGTDNKAKLGANAILGVSLAVARAAADSADLPLFRYVGGPNAHVLPVPMMNILNGGSHADSNVDVQEFMIAPIGAATFREALRQGAEVYHALKSVLKQRGLGTGLGDEGGFAPDLGSNREALDLIAEAVSAAGLSLGTDIALAMDVAASEFFGDGAYSFEGGRKSAEEMTTYYADLVSAYPIVSIEDPLDEDDWEGWKAVTDALGSRTQIVGDDLFVTNVERLQRGISGGQANALLVKVNQIGSLTETLDSVDLAHRNGFRCMMSHRSGETEDTTIADLAVATNCGQIKTGAPARSERVAKYNQLLRIEEELDDAARYAGRSAFPRFTAG is encoded by the coding sequence GTGGCGGCGATCGAAGCAGTTGGAGCACGCGAGATCCTCGACTCCCGAGGCAACCCCACCGTCGAGGTGGAGGTGGCCCTCGACGACGGCACGGTCGCTCGCGCGGCCGTGCCCTCCGGCGCCTCGACCGGCGCGTTCGAGGCCGTCGAGCTGCGTGACGGCGGCGACCGGTACGCCGGCAAGGGCGTGACCAAGGCGGTCGACGCGGTGCTCGACGTGATCGGTCCCGAGCTGGTCGGCTTCGAGGCCTCCGAGCAGCGGCTGGTCGACCAGGCCCTGCTCGACCTCGACGGCACCGACAACAAGGCCAAGCTCGGCGCCAACGCCATCCTCGGCGTCTCGCTCGCCGTGGCCCGTGCCGCGGCCGACTCCGCCGACCTGCCGCTGTTCCGCTACGTCGGCGGTCCCAACGCCCACGTGCTGCCCGTGCCGATGATGAACATCCTCAACGGTGGCTCGCACGCGGACTCCAACGTCGACGTGCAGGAGTTCATGATCGCCCCGATCGGCGCGGCGACCTTCCGTGAGGCGCTGCGCCAGGGCGCGGAGGTCTACCACGCGCTCAAGTCCGTGCTCAAGCAGCGCGGCCTGGGCACCGGCCTCGGCGACGAGGGCGGCTTCGCCCCCGACCTCGGCTCCAACCGCGAGGCCCTCGACCTGATCGCGGAGGCGGTCTCCGCCGCCGGCCTCTCGCTCGGCACCGACATCGCGCTGGCGATGGACGTCGCGGCCTCGGAGTTCTTCGGTGACGGCGCCTACTCCTTCGAGGGCGGCCGCAAGTCGGCCGAGGAGATGACCACCTACTACGCCGACCTGGTCTCGGCCTACCCGATCGTCAGCATCGAGGACCCGCTGGACGAGGACGACTGGGAGGGCTGGAAGGCCGTCACCGACGCGCTCGGCAGCCGCACCCAGATCGTCGGCGACGACCTGTTCGTCACCAACGTCGAGCGGCTCCAGCGCGGCATCTCCGGCGGCCAGGCCAACGCCCTGCTGGTCAAGGTCAACCAGATCGGCTCGCTCACCGAGACCCTCGACTCGGTCGACCTGGCCCACCGCAACGGCTTCCGCTGCATGATGAGCCACCGCTCCGGCGAGACCGAGGACACCACGATCGCCGACCTCGCGGTCGCCACCAACTGCGGCCAGATCAAGACCGGGGCCCCGGCGCGGTCCGAGCGGGTCGCGAAGTACAACCAGCTGCTCCGCATCGAGGAGGAGCTCGACGACGCCGCCCGCTACGCCGGTCGCTCGGCCTTCCCCCGCTTCACGGCGGGCTGA
- a CDS encoding FtsB family cell division protein — protein MAQRRGSSARRPGDLGRGARARPTGRPALGYGSAARAGRALRRGGAEVVALRSRLTGRAAVLVLVVCALLVSYASSLRAHLDQRSHIHALQQSIADSHREIAALKREKQRWKDPAYVEAQARARFAFGFPGEIGYQVLDDDGTPLDAGSRLDRPAAASGDGRPEWWQSTLASLDAAEKPPRTERPGPAVIKAPPGDALSGTGD, from the coding sequence ATGGCGCAGCGCCGAGGATCCTCCGCCCGCCGGCCCGGTGACCTGGGTCGCGGCGCTCGAGCGCGCCCGACCGGACGTCCGGCCCTCGGCTACGGCTCGGCGGCGCGGGCAGGTCGCGCCCTGCGTCGCGGGGGTGCCGAGGTGGTCGCGCTCCGGTCCCGGCTGACCGGCCGGGCGGCCGTGCTGGTGCTCGTGGTCTGCGCGCTGCTGGTCTCCTACGCCTCCAGCCTGCGGGCCCACCTCGACCAGCGCAGCCACATCCACGCCCTCCAGCAGAGCATCGCCGACTCCCACCGCGAGATCGCCGCGCTCAAGCGCGAGAAGCAGCGCTGGAAGGACCCGGCCTACGTCGAGGCGCAGGCCCGGGCCCGCTTCGCCTTCGGCTTCCCGGGCGAGATCGGCTACCAGGTGCTCGACGACGACGGCACCCCGCTCGACGCCGGCTCGCGCCTCGACCGGCCGGCCGCGGCGTCCGGCGACGGGCGTCCCGAGTGGTGGCAGTCGACGCTGGCCAGCCTCGACGCCGCCGAGAAGCCGCCGCGCACCGAGCGCCCGGGCCCCGCCGTGATCAAGGCGCCGCCGGGTGACGCCCTGAGCGGCACCGGGGACTGA
- a CDS encoding DUF501 domain-containing protein, whose translation MGEPLTPRDEAVVAEQLGREPRAIHEVGHRCPCGNPDVVTTEPRLPGGTPFPTTYYLTCPRAASLIGTLEGNGVMSEMTERLRADEDLAVAYRRAHEAYLAARAELGTVPEIEGISAGGMPDRVKCLHVLAGQSLAQGPGVNPLGDEVLERLGAWWAAGPCVSVDEPSPVVEPSPVVEPVETHD comes from the coding sequence TTGGGGGAGCCCCTGACCCCGCGCGACGAGGCGGTGGTCGCCGAGCAGCTGGGACGCGAGCCGCGCGCGATCCACGAGGTCGGTCACCGCTGCCCCTGCGGCAACCCCGACGTGGTGACCACCGAGCCGCGACTGCCCGGCGGGACGCCGTTCCCGACGACGTACTACCTGACCTGCCCGCGGGCCGCCTCCCTCATCGGCACGCTCGAGGGCAACGGCGTGATGAGCGAGATGACCGAGCGCCTGCGTGCCGACGAGGACCTCGCCGTGGCCTACCGCCGCGCGCACGAGGCCTACCTCGCCGCGCGCGCGGAGCTGGGCACCGTCCCGGAGATCGAGGGCATCTCGGCCGGCGGCATGCCCGACCGGGTCAAGTGCCTGCACGTCCTCGCGGGCCAGTCCCTGGCCCAGGGGCCGGGGGTCAACCCGCTCGGCGACGAGGTGCTCGAGCGGCTCGGCGCGTGGTGGGCGGCCGGTCCGTGCGTCTCGGTGGACGAGCCGTCCCCGGTGGTCGAGCCGTCCCCGGTGGTCGAGCCTGTCGAGACCCATGACTGA